A genome region from Arachis duranensis cultivar V14167 chromosome 8, aradu.V14167.gnm2.J7QH, whole genome shotgun sequence includes the following:
- the LOC107463220 gene encoding protein HESO1, with amino-acid sequence MESAEQDLLKKAKRLELEKLAAITFSPASLAGLEELLHDTYIKQIPEPIDYHNRVDLVRIFNVMAREIYGKGNSSPVVEEYGSFVMDIFNKKSDLDLSINFHNSTEVDRQRKISTLRKFNKKLCSIQRRGHITSVQLIMTAKVPIIKLTDRGTGIECDLSVENRDGIAKSRIIHSISAIDERFRKLCFLAKSWAQAQNINSSKDRTLNSLSIVSLVAFHLQTCNPPILPPFSALLKEGADPESVTRAVKNYANYGKKNTDSLAKLFITLFVKLASVEQLWQNGLCISLYEGSWILKSWGRKSYSISIEDFTDPSQNFSRAVGPEEVNTIYGCIHRSLNFILRFLDGQMQGKELMPLLFERHTLSTLGVEGIRTMNENENNLPTPEDAFPSKRRRLEGGVVQNQVVTQGSQGTEPGSGGMQPGKTAFDNASASFTHSTGHHCYDRRLVPSLVDDYGSFAISHQNTVAPVGNGVIHSPLPSTSHNPPIQPQSVKFLSSSRTSDKNSVAVIEDGVNYSPSPSISHDLPIRSGRIPPVNFLASFATSHQNDVASIGNGLIHSQPPPRSRDPPIHSQRIPSENFIASVRMSHQKVHLPPPSTRHSPYRAEHTLHNHRRI; translated from the exons ATGGAATCGGCCGAGCAGG ACCTTCTAAAGAAGGCAAAGAGGCTCGAGTTAGAGAAATTAGCAGCAATCACGTTCTCTCCTGCATCTCTTGCTGGTCTAGAAGAACTCCTTCATGATACCTACATTAAACAGATCCCAGAACCAATTGATTACCACAATAGAGTAGATCTAGTTCGCATATTCAATGTGATGGCTCGGGAAATTTATG GAAAAGGTAATAGCTCCCCTGTTGTGGAAGAATATGGATCATTTGTAATGGatatattcaataaaaaaagtgaTCTGGACTTGTCTATCAATTTCCACAATTCAACTGAAGTTGATCGTCAGAGGAAGATTTCAACCCTTCGAAAATTCAATAAGAAACTATGCTCAATCCAAA GAAGAGGGCATATTACTAGTGTACAGCTTATCATGACTGCCAAGGTGCCAATTATTAAACTTACTGATAGGGGTACAGGTATCGAATGTGATTTATCAGTTGAGAATAGGGATGGCATTGCAAAATCCCGTATTATCCATTCAATTTCTGCCATAGATGAAAGATTTCGGAAGCTATGTTTTCTG GCGAAATCCTGGGCTCAAGCACAGAATATCAACAGTTCTAAAGACCGGACGCTGAATTCTTTATCTATTGTATCACTTGTTGCTTTTCATTTGCAG ACGTGCAACCCTCCTATACTACCTCCATTCTCTGCGTTACTTAAAG AGGGAGCTGATCCTGAATCTGTTACTAGAGCTGTTAAAAATTATGCCAACTATGGGAAAAAGAACACTGATTCATTGGCTAAGCTTTTCATTACTCTATTTGTCAAG CTAGCATCAGTTGAACAACTTTGGCAGAATGGTTTATGCATAAGCTTATATGAAGGATCATGGATTTTAAAATCTTGGGGTCGTAAATCATATTCAATAAGT ATTGAGGATTTCACAGATCcttctcaaaatttttcaagaGCAGTTGGACCTGAAGAAGTAAATACGATATATGGATGTATCCATAGATCTCTTAACTTCATTTTGAGGTTTCTGGATGGCCAGATGCAGGGCAAGGAATTGATGCCTCTTTTGTTTGAGAGACATACTCTTTCTACTTTAGGAGTTGAGGGTATTAGGACTATGAATGAGAATGAGAATAACCTTCCAACTCCAGAAGATGCTTTCCCATCCAAAAGGAGGCGCTTAGAGGGAGGGGTGGTACAAAACCAGGTTGTGACTCAAGGTTCTCAGGGAACAGAACCAGGTAGTGGTGGGATGCAGCCTGGTAAAACTGCTTTTGATAATGCATCTGCATCTTTCACACATAGTACTGGGCATCATTGTTATGATCGAAGGTTAGTTCCTTCTCTTGTTGATGATTATGGTTCTTTTGCAATATCTCATCAAAACACAGTTGCTCCTGTTGGAAATGGTGTAATTCATTCACCCCTTCCTTCAACAAGTCATAATCCACCCATACAACCTCAAAGTGTAAAATTCCTATCTTCTTCTAGAACATCTGATAAAAATTCAGTTGCTGTGATTGAAGATGGTGTAAATTATTCGCCCTCTCCTTCAATAAGTCACGATCTACCCATACGATCTGGACGCATTCCCCCAGTAAATTTCCTAGCTTCTTTTGCAACATCTCATCAAAATGACGTTGCTTCAATAGGAAATGGTTTAATTCATTCACAACCTCCTCCAAGAAGTCGTGATCCACCCATACATTCTCAACGTATTCCCTCAGAAAATTTCATAGCTTCTGTTAGAATGTCTCATCAAAAGGTTCATTTACCCCCTCCTTCGACAAGACATAGTCCATACAGAGCCGAGCATACTTTGCACAATCACAGGAGAATTTAG